In Panthera tigris isolate Pti1 chromosome C1, P.tigris_Pti1_mat1.1, whole genome shotgun sequence, the following proteins share a genomic window:
- the LCE6A gene encoding LOW QUALITY PROTEIN: late cornified envelope protein 6A (The sequence of the model RefSeq protein was modified relative to this genomic sequence to represent the inferred CDS: substituted 1 base at 1 genomic stop codon), giving the protein MSQQKQQSWEPPIAPKCTPPQCPNPSLPAYSAPFYDPRPGVQVSDSSSQKPGDQSLGHSQRARCKKPCCLSGATVYHIKEEECXGLAVNATP; this is encoded by the coding sequence ATGTCACAGCAGAAGCAGCAATCTTGGGAGCCCCCTATTGCTCCCAAATGTACCCCTCCCCAGTGCCCAAACCCCTCCCTACCTGCCTACTCTGCTCCTTTCTATGACCCCCGTCCAGGAGTCCAGGTCAGTGATTCCAGTTCCCAGAAGCCAGGAGATCAGAGTCTGGGACACTCTCAGAGGGCTCGCTGCAAGAAACCCTGCTGCCTCAGTGGTGCCACAGTCTACCACATCAAAGAGGAGGAGTGCTAAG
- the LOC122240789 gene encoding late cornified envelope protein 1F-like has protein sequence MSCQQNQQQCQPPPKCPPKCPAPKCPPKCPPVSSCCNVSSGGCCGSSSGGRGCCSSGGGGCCSSGGGGCCLSHHRRRRSHRHRHQSSDCCSQPSGGSGCCSQPSGGSSCCGGSSGQSSGGCC, from the coding sequence ATGTCCTGCCAGCAAAACCAGCAACAGTGCCAGCCTCCTCCCAAGTGTCCCCCCAAGTGTCCTGCCCCCAAGTGCCCCCCCAAGTGTCCCCCAGTCTCTTCCTGCTGCAATGTCAGTTCTGGgggctgctgtggctccagctctgggggcaggggctgtTGTAGCTCTGGGGGTGGTGGCTGCTGTAGCTCTGGGGGTGGTGGCTGCTGTCTGAGCCACCACAGGCGACGCAGGTCCCACCGCCACAGGCACCAGAGCTCTGACTGCTGCAGCCAGCCCTCAGGGGGCTCTGGATGCTGCAGCCAGCCCTCGGGGGGCTCCAGCTGCTGTGGAGGGAGCAGCGGTCAGTCATCTGGAGGCTGCTGCTGA